ttttcggttcggacgaaccgaacccaaaaaaggggggaaccggggagccgaattggccgagttcgggtgTTTCCCGAATGAATTCGGCCAagtcgggccctttaaacagatctgcgacttccagctggaaggcgcagatctgctcccccccccccccgcgcctccagggagcttcccttgAGGCGCGCGGGGTGCCTTCAAAGAGATCTgctcctcccggccaggaggcacagatctctttgaaggcaccccgcgcgcctccagggaagctccctggaggcacgcggggtgccctttaaatagatctgcgcctcccggctggcaggcgcagatctctttgaaggcaccccgcgcgcctccagggaagctccctggaggcaccggggtgccctttaaatagatctgtgcctcccggccgggaggcacaaatctcttTGAAGGCaccccgcgtgcctccagggaagctccctggaggcacgcggggcgtcttcaaacccctctgcactctctgcgcagagagcgcagaggggcttgacagccccccgcctgccttcccaagAGTCCCAggaggaggggcggggggtcttcaaacccctctgcgctgcctgcgcagacagcacaaaggggcttgtttaaagggccccccgcacgccttcagggaatccccctgaaggcactcgggggcccgaattttcccccgaactccggatccccccgaatttccagggatccgaagcgggggagttcggacttcggcacagcccgaataaaaacgggccgaattttgccaaagccgaactatactgaattttttttttcaacagccctattctaaaccagcccttatatctgggcattacaagaGAAAGCCAAGCAAAGCTTGACGTTGTCTCTCTCACCAGTCCTGTAGTAACAGGAAATAATTCCCTACAAAATTCTTCCTTCTGTCCTGCTCAGAGAGGCTTCACACCTATTGCCGATGATATGTCACCAAATGTTTGGCCCACAAGCATCCCCtttgtccttttttcttttgttccttGTCATGTCTCAGCTATGCAGTATTTCCTCAGACCCTTGCTTATCTGCTTGTTCCAAGCCTCCGCAATTTGTCTTCTAGCCTAATGTTCCATCAGGCAGCTAGAACTTTTCACTAAAGCCAATTGTATCTGTATTGCCCTTTTGAGCAAGGGTGAAATGTTAGGAAGAGGACCGTTTCTGTGGAGTTTGGCTGATGTGGGCAATCTGCTTCGGCCTACATTTCttagggaagagatgttcagtgtTGCTATCTAAATTGGTTTCTCTCCACCCAGGAGCCAAGGCTTCTCTTGAAAATGATGATGGGGCTTCATCAGTGCCTGTTCCTTCTGTTGTCCATGTGTGGAATCACCTCAGGTAAGCACAAATTTGAACATTACACAGAAACAGTCCACAGTCTCTGTGGGCCTGCTATACTTATAAGCCTTGGAAGGCAAAAGCATAAGGTAGAATTGCAACCATTTGCAGAGGTATTAATTGTAATAGCGCACTACATACAGGTGGAAGGTACTGATGGCAGGCCTTTAGTGCAGTCTCGAAAGGGGCAAATGTTCAAATGGCAAGGAAAGCGGAACAGAGTTCCTTGAAAATGAGGAGCTAAGATTAGTTTtgggtttctttgtttttaatttaacagcCTCTCAATATTGAGGGATAGCTAAGCTAATGGGGGTAGGATTTTCACATGAGTATAGGTGGAGTCATGTGCAAAGAGCACCATTTAGAAAATCTGAAGAACAACTGAAATATAGGTATATATTTGGACCAGTCGGAGGCCAAgtggggttgccacctccagacggggcctggagatcttccatcattataactgatttccagatgacataTATAGTTCTTCTGGAGCAAAtgactgctttagaaggtgggtactatgacattatatcctgctgaggtccctcccttccccaaaccccatcctccccaggttctacctccaaatctccaggaatttccctacccagagatAGGCCCTAAGGCTAAGCCTTGCAATTATGGGAAGAAGGATTAGTAACCAGGAAGTAGTGCTGAGTTCTCTTGTCTATTCTGAATCTCAGTAACCTATCATTACAGAGCAGTTGCCCTATAGCACTGGCCTTTGTGCAGAAAAATGCTTAACTAGTGTAAAACTGAAACAGCTCGGAGCGGGATGTCTGAGTGTGTTTTAATCTCTCCTCATCTCATAgtttggtggggggaaatggggttGGATATATATTCTCTCCCTAGTGTAACACATACGACCCCACCCATTCCAGGATACAATTAGCTATAAGGGGCTCTGTCTCTTCATAGCTTAAAGAATTCTGGGGCAGtgaggaaaatggcagccatgatgggctgaggcaaggaaaatgagTGAGAAACTTACATGTGGGTGCTCTGTTCCTACCATGGATGCCTTTGCTTTTGTAAGAGCAATGAGATCTATGTGAAGAGTCATCTCTGGGTGGAAGCAGCCCCACACAGCATTTAAAAAGTGAATGTTCATTGGTAACCATCCTACTATTCTCAGAACTGTTTCCTTATTATGAGTCATTTCATTTAATGATGAGCTACATTCAATATGAAGGTTATCTCATTCTGAGCTTTCTTTGCAATCAATTGATCAAAAGGTAGGGTATAATATATCAAAACAAGTAAGAAatgtataccctacctttcttccaCCATGAAACTCAGCACAGCTTGCAGAGGATTCCCAAGTGGTCTCCTACTGGTGTACTGATCAGACCATAACCTCTTTAGTTTCAGCAAAGTTTTCTTATCGTGTACCCTCCACCTATACActgatatttatgtatttacttcatttacactttGCTTTCCTTCGCAATGGTGACCCAGAgcatcttacattgttctcctgtccctcattttatcgtcacaacaactgcataaggtaggtgaggctgagagtgtgtaactggcccaaggttagctAGCGAGCTTCCGTGACAGAGTGGAGgatttaaacctggttctcccagatgcTAATCTGACTGTGCTAGGCtagctgccaactcccaggtgTTGGATTGCAACATCTCAGAGGCACTGCAGAAAGCTGAAGTCAGGGCTGGGAGTGTTCAGAGGAGAGTCAGAGAATTCCGTACACATGTCAAGGCCAGAGATCAGAGTCCAGtaacttgccaaatcagagtccagttcCATCGTCCAAGAAAGCCATTCCAGAGTCCAAGGTCAGGGAGAATAATTCATCGTGGGAGTCAGCGAGTTGCTAGGTATGCAATGCGTTGCTTCCTCATTGCTGGGCTGTCCAGCTGTTCCTTTTCTGGCATATTGGTTCTGTGTAAGCCCTCATCCTGCGAAGACTCACCGTCCTGCTGCTCCAGCAAACGCCAATATGCTCCCAGCTGGGCACTGTGCCTTTTAGCTACCAGCACCTTTCTCTGTCGCTGCCTCTGGTAAGTCAGTAGTTTGAGGGCTAAGAGCTGGGCTACTGGGTCCAGGCTCCGAGCAGGGCGGGTGTGGTTCTGCCTCGACTTCATACTGCAAGTCCTGTGCAGGCTCTGGTGAGCCAACAGCTTGAGGGCTGCCAAGCTCCTCGCAAGGCTGTGCTGAGTCTGATCCCCCTTCAGACTGTGAGGCCTGAGGGAGGTCCAGTGGGGCTGAAacctcctggtagagttccttcTCTGAGGATGGCTCATtccccagggactgccccatggcactgACACTGGAACTGCTTCGCCAGACAATGAAGAAAAATGCAAGGAATAGAAAGCAAATGGTTCTCTAGTAGCTAGCTGTGATGCCCCACCAGCGTAGTGGCCTCCATATTCTGGCATCCACTCAGTCCTTCCCCACATTTCCAGAGTGTCCCCATTTGTTCATAAATCCACGCTCATCATATTTTCTCTTCAATTTCTTCCCCAGCTCTGAATTGTACTGTGGTGCCAGGAGCGCTGACACAGATCGATGCCAGCAACGGACAGGTCTTTGGCGTAAACCGTGCAGGCAACATTTATACCTTGTATGGAACCACATGGACTCAGTTGCCAGGCACACTGACCCATGTCACAGCCGGTCTCGGTGGCCTCTGGGGCGTGAACTCAAATCACAACATCTTTAGACTGGTGGGCGGCAACTGGAGGCAGGTTACAGGTATTTCAAGTCAGCTCGCTTTGGTGTCGagcatgtgtgagtgtgtgactgtGTGTAAAAGGAGGAGAAATAAAGAGAGAGATGGATGTAGAGGACGGAGTTTGTTTTAAACccaaattatatttttataaagtaAGCACAACCATCTGTATAAGTCATGCACTTATCTCTGCTTCTGTAACAGTGAGGTTAGCTCAGAAGAACCACAACCTCGTATTTTCCCTgctatgcaaaaataaataaataaatgtgtatgtGGGGAGATCTGGCAAGCTGGAGGAGAAGTAAAAGCCTTTCCCTGTGTTTATACTCTGTTGAAAATGCTCTTTCGTTATTTCTGCCAGCTGAACTCTTGACTTAGAAATATGTCTGGCTCAGGCAAAAATATAAGAGCATTTTCCAGTTGTACAAACTTGCAGTGTATTTTttatttccccacccaccccccatattGGTGAAATTAGTTTATACGATTGGCTGGACACACAGTCATGTTTATAAACCCGGTTTAAATTACATGGGGGTAAAACAATGAAACCTCTTAGCGTATGCCTATCTAAATGTACCCATTACTCTAACGTCTACTTGATTTCTTTTACATATTATAGAATTTGGTTATATCTTTGTTGGGAGAACTGAACAGGCAATTATTGTGTCCTAGAATTCACAGTTTCAAACTAGAACATTCAAATCATGATGCAAAAAAAGAACATTCAAATCATGATGCAAAAAGAGGCAAAAGACTGCATATaaattcagtaaataaataaataaatttgcacaCATCAACTATCAAACACTGTGATactgaaaataaacaaatactttaATATTTAACAAATCTTCAAGTAGTCAGAGGCTTATCTGGAGAATATTCATCATCAGACTTTATAAATAGGAGAGAAACATATGTTGGGAGAAAACTTGATTCAACTCTATTTTGCTGTCTTCAAGACTCATGTCCTGTGGATTTGGATCTTTCTACTCCGTTTCAGGTTTGCTCAAACAGATAGATGCAGGTGGAAGCCAGTTTGTCGTTGGAGTCAACATGAACGATGACATCTATTGCCTACCCAAGTCTTCCGCAATCTCTGCTGATGGTAGCTCAGCACTGCCCTGGATCCAAATTGAAGGAAAACTCAAATACTACTCCTGTGGGCCACGGGGTTGTTGGGGAGTTAACTCAGCGGACGAAATCTATTACCGGCATGATGTCACCCCAGATTCCTGTGCTGGATCCCGGTGGCAGAATGTGCCTGGTGCACTTTCCATGATTGAGGTTGGGACAGAAGGAGATGTGTATGGAGTAAACAGCGCTGGATACATTTATCGCAGGTACAGAATGCAATACTCAGAGAATGGGTATTCTTCTCCATAAAGCCGAGCATCTTGAACTGTTCCACCACCAGATGGTTATTTCCCCGCAGCTTGCCTGTCCTCTATTGACATTTTTCTCTGAGCTGGCTTCTGATCCTGATCTTATACACGAAGCTATGATTCTAATACTGGTTTAACTATATGTGACAGCAGTAGACCCATCACTTTAAATGTGGGTCTTTCCCATTTTTGacgcagctgtggctcagtggtagagcatctgcttggcatgcagaaggtcccatgttcaatccatggcatctccagttaaagagaccaagctagtaggtgatgtgaaagacctctgcccgagaccctggagaaccactgctggtctgagtagacaatactgactttgatgggccaagggtctgattcagtataagacagcttcatgtgttcatgggggaggggggttgggtttAAAAGCTAAAAGGATGGGTGAGAGATGCTGAATCTTGACTGTGCCTGCTTACTCCTGGTGCTGTTCTCTCAGCCAGGTTCACTTCAGGATCAGAAGCCAGCTCAGAGAAAAATGTCAATAGAGGACAGGCAAGCTGCGGGGAAATAACCATCTGGTGGTGAAACAGTTCAATTCCGCCCGCCCCACCAGCACATTTCACTCTTAAAATGTGATTCCCTgctctctctccttttccctcACACACGATATGTGTAATCTCTTATTTAAGGAGCCATATCTGCCACCATCACATCAAGTTTTTTTTCCTAAGGATAGGACAATAAGGACCAAACTACACAAGTCCAGGGAAATCTGAGACAGGATCTCCCTCCAAGAGCTCCAGCAGCTGCAGTGTGCCATATGGTACTTTAGGCTTTCCTCCATGTGACAAGTAGCAATTCCAAATTGCATCAGGAAAGTGGCTGGGGAGATGATAGGTTAACACCCTTTTCTTAAGCACCATAGCCCCAATCTGATTTGAGAGCTCTTTGGttcctttaaaaaatcattaatttcCCAGCATCTGGTCTAGGTTGCTTGTTTTTTTACTACCTAACAAGTGAGATGGCCCATGCTAGCTCTtcacatctcagaaactaagcttaatacttggatgggagaccaccaaggaagtccagggttgcttctcAGAGataggcaacggcaaaccacctctgttcatctcttgccttgaaaaccctacagggtcgccattagggctgtcaaaaaaaaattcggtacagttcggattcggccgaatttggcccttgtgggttcggtacgtgccgaagtccgaactcccccacttcggatccgttcaattcggcgggaattcaaagttcggaaaaaaattcggccgaataaagccattaaaaacacaatcgcgcctttccgcggctctggggggggcatttttgggcttagaggtcccaaactttcagcagagcttcaaaggacgtatattgaaagactccccaagttttgtaaagtttgggtcagggggggctgagatatgggccctgaaaggggtcccccccacccttaatgtgcatctctcagcagagcttgccgcccatgcacaaagctcccagccccgacaacagtttgcaaagcaactcaacttgtaaaacaacacctttgcaacagggaaaaaccagaagacacacaactgaaacctcccccctcaaaccagggagcgagagactcgagggggaacacacaccccaggcagaaccgacgaaagccccctttggcttcccccccacccacagaaactgctccctccccacacacacacagactctgctttccccacacacacacacacacatacacaggagaaaaattatagattaaatcccccaaaggggtcttactgtggctgtcttctgttccatcaagaggggctgaagaggacttgtaattcaagatgattccaattaggcactggaggttttctctggagaagatgcacaggatcagctgatccattcatcccgaaaggggaaagaggaaaggggaaagcccatatctcgggaccccctgacccaatgttcacaaaacttggggggtatcttaacaacactggtctgaaactccgctcaaaatttgggatctgcacccccaaaaatgcaccccctgcagccatggaaagagaaaagggggggaggtgatatttctgcccccactgaacccatctttacaaaacttgggtagtatcttaagaataattgactgaagctatgctaaaagttttggggctatatccccaaaaaagcgccccctgcagccacataaatggaaaagggggggagggaaaagggggagagcccatatctcgagaccccctgacccaatgtttacaaaacttggggggtatcttaagaacactggtctgaaactccgctcaaagtttgggatctgtacccccaaaaatgcgccccctgcagccatggaaagaaaaaggggggagcccatatctcgggaccccctgacccaatgtttacaaaacttggggggtattttaagaagcttcatctgaagctccagtgaaaaaatacgccccctgcagccacagaaaggagcaaatgtgcacaagcaccccacacacacacacgaggatttcgctctctctctctctctccctggccgggccgcacatcagctgattcttccagtactcaatcctgactgattggccagaagaagacccagcttgcccaccgattggccgggggaggagaatgctgcttactgacggctgaatttgccgaatttattcgcgaactcccgaactcgctgaattcggccccccaggttgcctgccagttttgagttcggttcctcccgaactaaaaaccaccgaatcaggggaaattcggctgattttcagttcgggccgaaccgaattgacagccctagtcgccATAAATCATGTGTGACTTGATGACCCTTTCCATCACCAATGACTGAGAACACAAAGAGTTAATTGCATGGAGAAGGGCTGGAACATAGGCAGCCAGAGATGTTCACACTCATGGGTCTTCTGCAGAGAGGGCAGAAAGATGATAGAagataaggggagggggaggggagcaattAGTAGGGCTGGGTGGGTAGCATTTAGAGCCAGTACCTCAAAAAGGGTGTGCAGAAGCCCAGACAATGTCACCTTTTTGTTGGCATCCTAATTTATTCTTTATAACCAGCTGGGAATTAGTCATGGCTGCCCATCTCCCTTACACTTTGATTTCCAGTGAAAGTTCTAATGCTAATTTTTGCCAGACAACCTTAAAGTCCTGGCTACAAAAGTAAGCAACGTATGAACTAGCAAGGTGTTTACTTCAAGTCCTAGATGACTTTAGTGTCTCAGTTTGCTCCTAGAACTCATGTCTCtagcagttttttaaaacttcattgTCTATAATACTTGGACATATTTAAGACACAATTCAAAAATTTCATCCCACAGCTACAAAGCAGAGATCCTTAGAATATTCTTGTTAAATTTTCTTGCAGGGTTGGAATCACTGCCACCAATCCCGTTGGAACCACGTGGGTACCTTTGAGCAATGACCTCGGACAGATCAAACACGTATCCTATGACCTGGGTCTGCTATGGGTTTTGACTACAGACGGAAAGATTTTGAACTGCAAAGGTTGCATCAGTCATTAACAATTTCTTTTCTGGCAACACTTGCTTTGTTTATTGTAGCCAATGATGTCAAGACATTAAATATGATCTAGTGATCCAGGCATTCTCTGTGTCATCCTCTCTTTCACTTGCTGTATTTTCTGTAACACAGTCCCCTTCCTCGCAATGAGACTTCTCTTTTAAAGAAAGTAAAATATCTGAGACAGTTTGAAGTTATTTTCCAACTTTCATCCCTTTCAGAAAATAGACTAAAAATAGCTGATgcttaatatatatttaatttgcaTTGAGATTTGTGTACTTTTAAACTGACTAAGGTTGGTCCCTTATGATTCTTGATCAAGCTAAATGGATTCATCATAGCTGGAGTCTTTCAAAATAGTAAAAGAGTATTCTTAGAACTCTTTCTAAGTTGTGTTATCAGCCTCAAGGTTCTTTCAGAactatgactgatctccagacttcagggttcagttcacctggaagaaatagcagcttcagacGATATACCATAAGgtctaggagaaactgaagtGCTAGGTTGAACTCtcatccctgcttagctcctcccccatcccaaactctgctctccctagACATTGCCCCTAAATCTTCAGCAATTTCTCAAGTTGAAGTTTGCAACCTTATTTCTTAGAGAGAGGGGAAGGATGCTGAGATTTAAAGACCTGCTGTTTGTGATATTCCTGAGGGAAGTGCACAAAAGGCagagcattttaagagcattgaGCGTAGTTGCTTTTTAATACCCTACAATAACCATAGGGATGTCATCATCAATGGCCAAATAGCCCCTCATTTTGATTAACAACACTTTTAATGAGCACGTGAAGCTTGAAACAGTTGCTTAGCAGAACTCACCGCCTGCATCCGTGTTGCCTGTTAAGGAGTGAAGGAATTGCCCTGGCCCTGATTCACAACAATGAGAATCACTGGTGTGAGCACGGAAACTTCTTACATGATGAGGAGGAGTTAGGTGACAAGTTCTGAGTCAGGCTGAAATTGCAGGCTTGGAAGGAGCTGCGAAGTTTATTGAAATCTCCAAGGCAGACCCCAAATGTGAAGGATACAGAAGGTGGAGACCAAATCAAGTCGAGAGATATGTTTGTGTGATGAAAGGCTTTTCCCCATGATAATGCCTTGCAATTATGTAGCCCAATTTTGCAGCCATTTTCATTTAATCTAATCTTTTCAACCACCATGAGCACTTTtaactgtaaaatattttttattagccTTTCAGTTCTCTGCCATTTACCACAAGGAAAAGAATGAGGAAAACCAGACATCACAAATAAAGCTAATCTTTATGACTGTACCAATCTCAAGGCAAATATTTGTTTTTGGTGCAACTTGAACCCAGCTTTGGAGGGGAATTGTCGGGAACATGTCTTTTAGTAGATTAAGATCTGGGCTGAGTGTCTGTTTTTCTTCCTGATATTTAATCCTGGGCATGGCCAGAAATGTAAACCGAAGAGCAAGGCTCTTGTCTCTTGGCCCATAGCCCACAATTCACAACCTgaaagagttcctcagggcctgcaagacagagctattccacctataactgaggacagctgcaggtAAGATCAATACTGGActccctacccccccacacccaccccttTTATTTTACAATCAATTTGCTCGGGGTGGATAGCCAACCCAGTTTCAAGCTGATCTGTcttgggtagggttaccaacctccaggtactagctggagacctcctgctattacaactgatctccagtcgatagagatcagttgtcctggagaaaatggccactttggcaataggactctatggtgttgaagtccttcccctccccaaaccccaccctcctcaggctccgccccaaaaacctcccaccggttccaaagagggacctggcaactctagtcttggGTCTGGCATCTTTTGCTGCGGTAGGCATTATATACATATGGCACCTATCTTTTGTAAATAATTGAGGAATGGTTTTATGTGTTTTAGTGTTTTATTGTTATAGTTGTAaatttaaatgttgttacccaccctgagcccagcctggctgggggagggcaggctagaagtgcattaaataaataaataaataaataaataaataatgagagaGGCAGCCCAGTGGATCTAAGACCAACCCAGAATGCAGCATAATGTACTctttggggttttcctctattTTTATACACTGTAAACTGCTTCACGGCCCCATTGGAGAGGAAAAGGGGATAAAGAAATAGACTATGTCTATGCAATGGGTGAGGCTAAATATTTAAAATCCTAGGATGACATTCAAGCATGGCATCAGGCCTCCCAGCTAATGGAGAAATCCTGCCACCCCAGTTGCCCTCCTTGTAGTAAGGGACGGAGCAATAGAATGAAGGAGAAttctgccctcaaccgtaggcctggtgggaGACCACTAGGAGTCTTCTAAATTAATCCTTATCACACAATGCCCTTATCAGACTGGAAGGCCATTCATACCCGGCTGAGCAGGTGAAACTTTTCTTGTTCATAACTGAGACTGGCATGAGTGTTGGCTCCTCAGTGGGTGGTGATGTCCACATTATTCTACCCACCTTGAGCCAATCTTTGTTCTCCTTGCAATACACCTAGATGTGCTAGTGAGTATATAAatatgacctttttttttttttgctctagtTTCAGATTTTGAACAGGTGCCCGGAACATTGACACAGATTGATGCTAGCAACGGACAGGTTTTTGGTGTGAACACTGCTGACAATAGTTATACCTTGTATGGAAGCACATGGACCCAATTACCAGGGTTACTGACCCACATCACAACAGGTCCTTCTGGTGTCTGGGGTGTGAACTCAAACCATAACATCTACAGGCTCGTGGGTGGCAACTGGAGGCTGGTTACAGGTATTGTAAGACAGCTGATCCATGGTTGTATGGGTGTGTAAGGGGGGAAAACAAAAGGAGAAAGGCTTGCACAAAAAGGAATGTTTATTAGCATTTTTCAGTATGTTTTATTCCCATCAGGACTTTTGTGGTGCCAGGAATAGTTCTCCGTACTCAGCTTGGAAATCATTTTAAACTCCAAGTTTGATAGGTCTCTTGGCTAAGGAACTGCCCAGCCTTATTTGGTACACAATCTCATTTAATTATATGAGACCTCAGCAATGACAGAGAAATAGCTAGACTGTCTCGTTTGGATCCTCATTCTTGCCCTGTGGGCATCTCATGGAAATCGTGTTGTACCAAAAGGGAACTACAACCATTATCTCCCTTCCCGCATACATTGATGATGTAGCGGGAGCTCAAACAATCATGTGAATGGTCCCACAGTCATCTTGGAGGCCCTGGGTTTCACAGCTGTAGGGCTGTTACACACCTGAAGAAGCTGAAACCCAAATCTCTTTCTGTGTATCATGCTAGATATGACCTAATCCTTAATTTATACATTTTGACATAAGATTTCCTAAAATCCTAGATCTTTTTGCTACTTTTCAGGTTTGCTCAAACAGATAGATGCAGGTGGAAGCCAGTTTGTAGTTGGAGTCAACATGAACGATGACATCTATTGCCTACCCAAGTCATCAGCCATTGCTGCTGATGGCAACTCTGCACTGCCCTGGATCCACATTGAAGGAAAACTCAAATACTACTCCTGTGGGCTGCTGGGTTGTTGGGGAGTTAACTCAGCGGATGAAATCTATTACCGGCATAATGTCACCCCAGATTCCTGTGCTGGATCCAGGTGGCACAATGTGCCTGGCTCACTTTCCATGATTGAGGTTGGGACAGAAGGAAACGTGTATGGAGTAAACAGCGCTGGAAACATTTATCGCAGGTACCactaaaaggaggaagaagagttggtttttatatgccaactttctctaccacttaagggagactcaaactggcttacaatcacctccccttcccctccccacaagacaccgtgtgaggtaggtggggctgagagagctcttaatagaactgtgactagcccaaggtcatccatctggcttcgtgtgtaggagtgggaaaacaaatccagtttaccagattaacctccactgctcatgtggaggagtggggaataaaacccggttctccagattagagtccagcgctcaaaccaccactcttaaccactaccccacgcttcCAGGACTCTTGCCTGGAAGAGTCTCTCTCCTTTGAAAGCCTCGTTACATTCATGGGAGGCTGTAAAGTGTCTTGAACCAGAGTAACAAAGCGATGAGATGACTTTGTAGGGATTTCAGTTCCTTAGTAACCCAACATCAGTGATTCAAGTGGCATTTGAATATGAGCCCTCCTGGGCAAGTAATTGGgttggaaatattgtcgaaggctttcacggtcagagttcattggttcttgtaggttattccaagaccacggttacacagcccggataacctacaagaaccaataattggGTTGGGTTTCAATCTCAAACATGACCATCTCAGAGCCAATCAACACATTATAGACATTCCTAATGTATTTTAGAATTTAAAAAAGCTTCTTGTGACAGAAGCCTTGAGAGGACGTCCATCAGGCagggaagagccagcatggtgtactggttggagtggtaggatctgggagacacaggttcaaatccctaccc
This window of the Euleptes europaea isolate rEulEur1 chromosome 13, rEulEur1.hap1, whole genome shotgun sequence genome carries:
- the LOC130485896 gene encoding fish-egg lectin-like, whose product is MMMGLHQCLFLLLSMCGITSALNCTVVPGALTQIDASNGQVFGVNRAGNIYTLYGTTWTQLPGTLTHVTAGLGGLWGVNSNHNIFRLVGGNWRQVTGLLKQIDAGGSQFVVGVNMNDDIYCLPKSSAISADGSSALPWIQIEGKLKYYSCGPRGCWGVNSADEIYYRHDVTPDSCAGSRWQNVPGALSMIEVGTEGDVYGVNSAGYIYRRVGITATNPVGTTWVPLSNDLGQIKHVSYDLGLLWVLTTDGKILNCKVSDFEQVPGTLTQIDASNGQVFGVNTADNSYTLYGSTWTQLPGLLTHITTGPSGVWGVNSNHNIYRLVGGNWRLVTGLLKQIDAGGSQFVVGVNMNDDIYCLPKSSAIAADGNSALPWIHIEGKLKYYSCGLLGCWGVNSADEIYYRHNVTPDSCAGSRWHNVPGSLSMIEVGTEGNVYGVNSAGNIYRRYH